In Silene latifolia isolate original U9 population chromosome 3, ASM4854445v1, whole genome shotgun sequence, a single window of DNA contains:
- the LOC141648495 gene encoding benzyl alcohol O-benzoyltransferase-like translates to MSNKTTLVFKVTRQTPELITPAAPTRYEFKELSDIDDQPGLWMRVPGIQFYRSAPSMLGADPARVIKEAVSKALVPFYPLAGRLRKKEGNKLVVECNAEGVMFTEADAEVSLDEFSEAQLHPPIPCIDELLYDELDGYDGILNSPLVLIQVTRLKCGGFILTHKINHVMADGSGLAQFLNAVGELARGAQFLSIYPIWKRDMIRARDPPQITCEHPEFDQIPDIPFSDDLVHKAFFFGANEIAALRRSLPAHQKSSSTFEILTAVIWRSRTIALRICPDEEVRLRLYMNTRHKYKNPPLPAGFYGNGIATPVTISNAGLLTRNPIGYAVDQVKLVKNKVNEEYVKSVADFLVVNDKPRTTRSHTFTVSDVSKLKLDSFDFGWGPPVQGGPARGFMGGPTPGYGSFYLASKNSKGESGILVPIYLPALAMDRFEKEINGYLNDTALGHPIYSPRSYEKNGVTLSYGVGVKA, encoded by the exons ATGAGCAACAAAACAACCCTAGTTTTTAAGGTGACTAGGCAAACGCCAGAGTTAATAACTCCGGCTGCGCCAACTCGTTACGAGTTCAAAGAGTTATCAGACATCGATGACCAACCTGGCCTCTGGATGCGCGTACCTGGCATCCAGTTTTACAGGTCTGCGCCAAGTATGCTTGGCGCAGACCCTGCCAGAGTGATCAAGGAGGCTGTAAGCAAAGCCTTAGTACCGTTTTACCCGTTAGCCGGGCGGCTAAGGAAGAAAGAGGGGAATAAGTTGGTGGTAGAGTGTAACGCCGAAGGGGTTATGTTTACGGAGGCGGATGCGGAGGTTAGTTTAGATGAGTTTAGTGAAGCTCAACTTCATCCTCCTATTCCTTGTATTGATGAACTCCTTTATGATGAACTTGATGGTTATGATGGGATTCTTAACTCCCCTTTGGTTCTCATTCAG GTAACTAGGCTTAAATGTGGAGGGTTCATATTGACACACAAAATAAATCATGTGATGGCAGACGGGTCAGGTCTAGCTCAATTCTTAAATGCAGTCGGAGAGTTGGCTCGTGGAGCCCAATTTTTATCAATCTACCCGATTTGGAAACGCGACATGATCCGTGCTCGAGATCCACCACAAATCACTTGTGAGCACCCAGAGTTTGATCAAATTCCCGATATACCATTTAGTGATGATTTGGTTCATAAGGCGTTCTTCTTTG GCGCAAATGAGATTGCAGCTCTACGTCGCTCGCTTCCAGCCCACCAAAAATCCTCCTCAACATTCGAAATTTTGACCGCCGTAATCTGGCGGAGCCGCACCATAGCGTTACGGATTTGTCCTGACGAGGAAGTTCGGCTACGACTCTACATGAATACTCGACACAAATACAAGAACCCGCCCCTACCTGCCGGGTTCTACGGTAATGGTATCGCCACACCCGTAACTATATCAAACGCCGGCTTGCTGACCCGAAACCCTATTGGTTACGCCGTTGACCAAGTTAAATTGGTTAAAAATAAAGTCAACGAGGAGTACGTCAAGTCAGTCGCTGACTTTTTAGTGGTTAACGATAAACCCCGAACCACTAGGTCCCACACATTTACCGTGTCCGACGTCAGCAAGCTTAAGCTTGACAGCTTCGACTTCGGGTGGGGACCGCCCGTACAAGGCGGCCCCGCAAGAGGGTTTATGGGTGGGCCCACCCCAGGATATGGGAGCTTTTATTTGGCTTCTAAAAATAGTAAGGGCGAAAGTGGAATTTTGGTGCCGATTTATTTACCGGCTTTGGCTATGGATAGGTTTGAAAAGGAGATAAACGGGTACTTGAATGATACGGCTTTGGGGCACCCGATTTATAGTCCGAGATCGTATGAGAAGAATGGTGTTACGTTGAGTTATGGTGTTGGGGTTAAAGCCTAA